The Pseudobythopirellula maris genome has a window encoding:
- a CDS encoding carboxy terminal-processing peptidase, producing MKYAASDTPSPSRQSPRIALLACVAALFGAALFSTAPLAARPTEPSASDRQIAMTVRYFMERQHLSRHPIDDEISQRGLDAFLKTLDPWKLYFYQSDVDEFMTQRNQLDDLFRRGDIRFAYTVFSRFLARVDERVATATEWVDRPHDFTVDEEMIRDRDEAHYPKSPEEADDRWRKRVKFDLLTQIADKSEIDEVRENGIDPEVLTEARDKIRKRYNSLRKRWDQTSDDELMELYLTSITSGFDPHSSYMSPSTLENFNIQMRLELDGIGASLRGVDGYTEVADVIAGGAADEHGKLKKGDQIIGVGQGTGGELTDIVDMKLNDVVKLIRGKRGTTVRLEVKPVDNPKEIKVYTITRDRIELKNQEARSTVIEWGAKPSGQPYKLGVIHLPSFYMDMDGARAGLPDFRSTTRDVRRLLEGFNRDGVDAVVIDLRFNGGGSLTESVNMTGLFIDRGPVVQVKGTDGRTQPYDDPEPGMVWSGPLAVLTNKFSASASEIFAGAIQDYGRGIVIGDESTHGKGTVQQLYDLGDRLFGLANRPSMGALKMTIQQFYRPGGDSTQNRGVLADVTVPSITDHLDGIAESDMDFAMAFDRVRPLRHDRFAMMTPELGAELQRMSMERIAASEDFAEDTTRIRRYEEQKDDKTVTLNLIEYLTEREELDVDKEQEEIGEKLSDTDKPVYDMDEHYNQEALSIVVDYLKLLKENKVAVAR from the coding sequence ATGAAATACGCTGCTAGCGACACGCCAAGCCCCTCCCGCCAGTCACCCCGGATCGCCTTGCTCGCCTGCGTGGCGGCCCTGTTTGGCGCGGCCTTGTTTAGCACGGCCCCGCTCGCGGCCCGGCCGACCGAGCCGTCGGCTTCCGATCGCCAGATCGCGATGACGGTCCGTTACTTCATGGAGCGGCAGCACCTCTCGCGTCATCCGATCGACGACGAGATCTCGCAGCGCGGCCTCGACGCGTTCCTCAAGACCCTCGACCCGTGGAAGCTGTACTTCTACCAGTCGGACGTCGACGAGTTCATGACGCAGCGCAACCAGCTCGACGACCTGTTCCGCCGCGGCGACATCCGCTTCGCCTACACCGTGTTCAGCCGGTTCCTCGCCCGGGTCGACGAGCGGGTGGCCACGGCCACCGAGTGGGTCGACCGGCCGCACGACTTCACGGTCGACGAGGAGATGATCCGCGACCGCGACGAAGCGCACTACCCCAAGAGCCCCGAGGAGGCCGACGACCGCTGGCGCAAGCGGGTGAAGTTCGACCTGTTGACTCAGATCGCCGACAAGAGCGAAATCGACGAGGTGCGTGAGAACGGCATCGACCCCGAGGTGCTCACCGAGGCGCGTGACAAGATCCGCAAGCGCTACAACAGCCTCCGCAAGCGTTGGGACCAGACCAGCGACGACGAGCTGATGGAGCTCTACCTCACGTCGATCACGAGCGGCTTCGACCCGCACTCCAGCTACATGAGCCCCTCGACGCTGGAGAATTTCAACATCCAGATGCGGCTCGAGCTCGACGGCATCGGCGCCTCGCTCCGCGGCGTGGACGGCTACACCGAGGTGGCCGACGTCATCGCCGGCGGCGCCGCCGACGAGCACGGCAAGCTCAAGAAGGGCGACCAGATCATCGGCGTCGGCCAAGGCACGGGCGGCGAGCTGACAGACATCGTCGACATGAAGCTCAACGACGTCGTGAAGCTGATCCGCGGCAAGCGCGGCACGACCGTGCGGCTTGAGGTGAAGCCGGTGGACAACCCCAAGGAGATCAAGGTCTACACGATCACACGCGACCGCATCGAGCTGAAGAACCAAGAGGCCCGCAGCACGGTGATCGAGTGGGGCGCGAAGCCGAGCGGCCAGCCCTACAAGCTGGGCGTGATCCACCTGCCGAGCTTCTACATGGACATGGACGGCGCCCGCGCCGGGTTGCCCGACTTCCGCAGCACCACGCGTGACGTGCGCCGGCTGCTCGAAGGGTTCAACCGCGACGGCGTCGACGCCGTGGTGATCGACCTCCGCTTCAACGGCGGCGGCTCGCTCACCGAGTCGGTCAACATGACCGGCCTGTTCATCGACCGCGGCCCCGTCGTGCAGGTGAAGGGCACGGACGGTCGAACCCAGCCGTACGACGACCCCGAGCCCGGCATGGTTTGGTCGGGCCCGCTGGCGGTGCTCACCAACAAGTTCAGCGCGTCGGCCAGCGAGATCTTCGCCGGCGCCATCCAGGACTACGGCCGCGGCATCGTCATCGGCGACGAGTCGACCCACGGCAAGGGGACCGTTCAGCAGCTCTACGACCTGGGCGACCGGCTGTTCGGCTTGGCGAACCGGCCGAGCATGGGCGCCCTGAAGATGACGATCCAGCAGTTCTACCGCCCCGGCGGCGACAGCACCCAGAACCGCGGCGTGCTCGCCGACGTCACGGTGCCGTCGATCACCGATCACCTGGACGGCATCGCCGAGTCGGACATGGATTTCGCCATGGCGTTCGACCGCGTTCGGCCGCTGCGGCACGACCGCTTCGCGATGATGACGCCCGAACTAGGCGCCGAGTTGCAGCGGATGTCGATGGAGCGGATCGCGGCGTCGGAGGACTTCGCCGAAGACACGACCCGCATCCGCCGCTACGAGGAGCAGAAGGACGACAAGACCGTGACGCTCAACCTGATTGAGTACCTCACCGAACGCGAGGAGCTCGACGTTGACAAGGAACAGGAAGAGATCGGCGAGAAACTCTCCGACACGGACAAGCCGGTCTACGACATGGATGAGCACTACAACCAAGAGGCGCTCTCGATCGTGGTCGACTACCTGAAGCTCCTCAAAGAGAACAAGGTGGCCGTGGCTCGCTGA